In Candidatus Pelagibacter ubique HIMB140, a single window of DNA contains:
- a CDS encoding SOUL family heme-binding protein gives MKKFKLITLICCSLILLPYSLLMANEEAKYEVIDKNEIYEIRKYSDRLAVETSRAGIDSNFRKLFNYISGRNDTQEKIAMTTPVTQVEKDGNMTMQFYLPSKFNSDNVPNPSRDDVRIVNIEGGYYAVLRYSGRASDGNFIKHKEILEKELNKNNISIISPPIRATYDSPFTLPMNRRNEAMYKVEFNS, from the coding sequence ATGAAAAAATTTAAACTAATAACTCTTATTTGTTGTAGTTTAATCCTATTACCTTATTCTTTGCTAATGGCTAATGAGGAAGCAAAATATGAAGTGATTGATAAAAATGAAATTTATGAGATTAGAAAGTATTCGGATCGTTTAGCGGTTGAAACTTCTAGAGCTGGAATAGATAGTAATTTTAGAAAATTATTTAATTACATTTCAGGAAGAAATGATACTCAGGAAAAAATAGCAATGACTACTCCGGTTACTCAAGTAGAAAAAGATGGAAATATGACTATGCAGTTTTATTTACCTTCGAAGTTTAATTCAGATAATGTGCCCAATCCAAGTAGAGATGATGTAAGAATAGTAAATATTGAAGGAGGATATTATGCCGTGCTTAGATACTCTGGCAGAGCTTCTGACGGAAATTTCATTAAGCACAAAGAAATCCTAGAAAAAGAGCTAAACAAAAACAATATTTCAATTATAAGTCCACCTATTAGAGCTACATATGATAGTCCTTTTACTCTTCCAATGAATAGAAGAAATGAGGCAATGTATAAAGTGGAGTTTAATTCATGA
- a CDS encoding sulfite exporter TauE/SafE family protein: protein MEINLLFFFTVFPAILLFGIAKSGLGGSIALISIPLMTVAMPLTQALGIILPILIFSDFIATYKYRKEFDLSTLKLMVPFAALGIIIGSLTFSYFSEALLKFIVGLMGFLFAGHYFFFKKNKEEKSPKNSLKGSICSTIAGFTSFCVHAGGTPTSIYMLPLRMKKEIYVGTRIIFFTFVNLIKLPLYINLSMTNLETFKQSLILFPVALLGILVGYQLLKIIEEKLFYNILYSLILITSTKLLYDFLL, encoded by the coding sequence ATGGAAATAAATTTATTATTTTTCTTTACGGTTTTTCCTGCAATTCTTTTATTTGGTATTGCAAAATCTGGTTTAGGAGGATCTATTGCTTTAATTTCAATTCCTTTAATGACAGTGGCAATGCCATTAACTCAAGCCTTAGGAATTATTTTACCAATTTTAATTTTCTCTGATTTTATCGCTACTTATAAATACAGAAAAGAATTTGATTTAAGTACTTTAAAGTTAATGGTTCCTTTTGCTGCTTTAGGAATAATAATAGGTTCATTAACATTTTCGTATTTTTCAGAAGCTTTGTTAAAATTTATTGTTGGTCTTATGGGTTTTCTTTTTGCAGGACACTACTTTTTTTTTAAAAAAAATAAGGAAGAAAAATCGCCAAAAAATTCATTAAAAGGAAGTATTTGCTCAACAATAGCTGGATTTACTAGTTTCTGCGTTCATGCAGGTGGAACACCCACAAGTATTTATATGCTTCCACTTAGAATGAAAAAAGAAATTTATGTTGGAACACGTATAATATTTTTTACATTTGTAAATTTAATCAAGCTTCCATTGTATATAAATCTATCAATGACCAATTTAGAGACGTTTAAGCAATCTCTTATTTTATTTCCAGTTGCCTTATTGGGTATTTTAGTTGGTTACCAATTGCTTAAAATAATAGAAGAAAAATTATTCTATAATATTTTGTATAGTTTAATTTTAATAACTAGCACTAAATTGCTTTATGATTTTTTATTATAA
- a CDS encoding carbonic anhydrase: MKSKFKAMVLSCMDPRFQHLVHNHLKKKKLTGKYSAFTIAGAAVGITHNKFKKWHNTFYDNLATSIELHKIEKLIVINHKDCGAAKIANGKKEFTLANEKKIHQDSFNKLKKEIKKRFPKLKVELNVIALDSKITKF, encoded by the coding sequence ATGAAATCAAAATTTAAAGCAATGGTGTTATCTTGTATGGACCCAAGATTTCAACATTTAGTTCATAATCATTTAAAGAAAAAAAAATTAACTGGTAAGTACAGCGCTTTTACAATTGCAGGTGCTGCGGTAGGTATCACGCATAATAAATTTAAAAAATGGCATAATACTTTTTATGACAATCTTGCAACTTCAATTGAGCTCCATAAAATAGAAAAGCTTATTGTTATTAATCACAAAGATTGCGGTGCTGCTAAAATTGCTAATGGAAAAAAAGAATTTACGCTTGCAAATGAAAAAAAAATACACCAAGATTCTTTCAATAAACTTAAAAAAGAAATTAAAAAAAGATTTCCAAAACTAAAAGTGGAATTAAATGTAATTGCACTAGATAGTAAAATTACGAAATTTTAA